A genomic segment from Malus domestica chromosome 05, GDT2T_hap1 encodes:
- the LOC103437228 gene encoding putative UDP-glucuronate:xylan alpha-glucuronosyltransferase 3 isoform X3, giving the protein MRTSSPTSIEPRHRLSASASCQSLFFFSEDCSRRRPQRNRDFKDRNLKPTLKLVLAVIILGTFLTLFFSPGVYHSDHQSHSVSHSNSDDRLTKKSVAQDLRYVSSVETNWDEISDAIENLTDKKDYQGIGLLNFNDNEIDHWKELLPDCEHVVLHLNHASKNITWETLYPEWIDEEEDFEVPTCPSLPKLQIPGKPRLDLVAVKLPCNKSGSWSRDVARLHLQLEAARLAAASKGYHPVHVLLVTDCFPIPNLFTCKELVRREGNVWLYEPKLNTLREKLQLPVGSCELSVPLTAKESFYSERAHREAYATIIHSAHVYVCGAIAAAQSIRMSGSTRDLVILVDETISEYHRGGLAAAGWKVHTIQRIRNPKAEPEAYNEWNYSKFRLLQLTDYDKIIFIDADMLILRNIDFLFEMPEISATGNNATLFNSGVMVIEPSNCTFQLLMDHIDEIVSYNGGDQGYLNEVFTWWHRIPKHMNFLKHFWEGDEPEKKERKTHLFAAEPPILYVLHYLGNKPWLCFRDYDCNWNVDFLQEFASNVAHRRWWKVHDAMPENLQKFCLLRSKQKAALEWDRRQAEKANYSDGHWKIKIKDERLKTCFEDFCFWESMLWHWGEKNWTDNATATLSTPAHTTASVSSS; this is encoded by the exons ATGAGAACTTCCTCCCCAACTTCCATTGAGCCCCGACACCGCCTTTCTGCTTCTGCCag TTGccaatcccttttttttttcagtgaaGACTGTAGCAGAAGGAGGCCCCAGAGGAACAGGGATTTTAAAGATAGGAACTTGAAGCCCACCTTGAAGCTTGTGTTGGCTGTTATTATATTGGGGACTTTTCTCACACTCTTCTTCTCTCCTGGTGTTTATCATTCAGATCATCAATCCCATTCCGTATCTCA CTCAAACTCTGATGACAGGTTGACAAAAAAGAGTGTTGCTCAAGATTTGCGTTATGTATCATCTGTAGAAACTAACTGGGATGAAATTTCTGATGCTATTGAAAATCTCACGGACAAAAAGGATTATCAGGGAATTGGCCTGTTAAACTTTAATGACAATGAGATTGACCATTGGAAGGAGCTGTTGCCAGATTGTGAGCATGTAGTCCTACACCTCAACCATGCGTCAAAAAACATAACATGGGAAACCCTGTACCCTGAATGGATAGATGAAGAGGAAGACTTTGAAGTTCCTACTTGTCCCTCTCTACCAAAGCTTCAAATTCCTGGCAAACCTCGGCTTGATCTGGTCGCTGTCAAGCTTCCCTGCAACAAGTCAGGCAGCTGGTCAAGAGATGTGGCTCGGTTGCACTTGCAGCTTGAAGCAGCAAGGCTGGCTGCAGCTTCCAAAGGGTATCACCCAGTGCATGTGCTTTTGGTGACGGACTGCTTTCCAATCCCAAATTTGTTCACTTGCAAAGAGCTTGTCAGACGGGAAGGGAATGTTTGGCTTTATGAACCAAAACTGAATACGTTGAGAGAAAAGCTGCAGCTCCCTGTAGGGTCATGTGAACTGTCAGTTCCTCTCACAGCTAAAG AAAGCTTTTACTCGGAAAGAGCCCACCGAGAAGCATATGCAACAATCATACATTCTGCCCATGTATATGTTTGTGGAGCCATTGCTGCAGCTCAGAGCATCCGTATGTCTGGTTCAACGCGAGATCTTGTAATACTTGTTGATGAAACAATCAGTGAGTATCATCGTGGAGGATTGGCAGCTGCTGGGTGGAAGGTTCACACAATCCAAAGAATCAGGAACCCTAAAGCTGAACCAGAAGCATACAATGAATGGAACTACAGCAAATTCCGTCTTTTGCAGTTAACTGATTATGACAAGATCATTTTCATTGATGCTGACATGCTTATACTTAGGAACATTGACTTCCTGTTTGAGATGCCAGAAATATCAGCGACGGGAAATAATGCTACTCTGTTCAACTCCGGTGTGATGGTTATCGAACCATCAAATTGTACATTCCAGCTGCTCATGGATCATATAGATGAAATCGTCTCCTACAATGGTGGAGACCAGGGTTATTTGAATGAGGTATTTACATGGTGGCACAGGATTCCAAAACATATGAACTTCTTGAAACACTTCTGGGAAGGTGATGAGCCAGAGAAAAAGGAGAGGAAAACTCACCTCTTTGCAGCTGAACCTCCAATCCTCTACGTCCTCCATTACCTGGGAAATAAACCATGGCTTTGCTTCCGTGACTATGACTGCAATTGGAATGTGGACTTTCTGCAGGAGTTTGCCAGTAATGTCGCACATAGAAGGTGGTGGAAAGTGCACGATGCTATGCCGGAAAACTTGCAAAAATTCTGTTTGCTTCGGTCCAAGCAGAAGGCAGCACTTGAGTGGGATCGGAGACAAGCTGAAAAAGCAAATTACAGTGATGGTCACTGGAAAATTAAGATAAAAGACGAGCGTTTAAAAACATGCTTTGAGGATTTCTGCTTCTGGGAGAGCATGTTATGGCACTGGGGTGAAAAGAATTGGACCGATAATGCTACTGCTACTCTATCAACACCTGCTCATACAACTGCATCCGTCTCTTCTTCGTGA
- the LOC103437228 gene encoding putative UDP-glucuronate:xylan alpha-glucuronosyltransferase 3 isoform X4 — MRTSSPTSIEPRHRLSASASEDCSRRRPQRNRDFKDRNLKPTLKLVLAVIILGTFLTLFFSPGVYHSDHQSHSVSHSNSDDRLTKKSVAQDLRYVSSVETNWDEISDAIENLTDKKDYQGIGLLNFNDNEIDHWKELLPDCEHVVLHLNHASKNITWETLYPEWIDEEEDFEVPTCPSLPKLQIPGKPRLDLVAVKLPCNKSGSWSRDVARLHLQLEAARLAAASKGYHPVHVLLVTDCFPIPNLFTCKELVRREGNVWLYEPKLNTLREKLQLPVGSCELSVPLTAKESFYSERAHREAYATIIHSAHVYVCGAIAAAQSIRMSGSTRDLVILVDETISEYHRGGLAAAGWKVHTIQRIRNPKAEPEAYNEWNYSKFRLLQLTDYDKIIFIDADMLILRNIDFLFEMPEISATGNNATLFNSGVMVIEPSNCTFQLLMDHIDEIVSYNGGDQGYLNEVFTWWHRIPKHMNFLKHFWEGDEPEKKERKTHLFAAEPPILYVLHYLGNKPWLCFRDYDCNWNVDFLQEFASNVAHRRWWKVHDAMPENLQKFCLLRSKQKAALEWDRRQAEKANYSDGHWKIKIKDERLKTCFEDFCFWESMLWHWGEKNWTDNATATLSTPAHTTASVSSS, encoded by the exons ATGAGAACTTCCTCCCCAACTTCCATTGAGCCCCGACACCGCCTTTCTGCTTCTGCCag tgaaGACTGTAGCAGAAGGAGGCCCCAGAGGAACAGGGATTTTAAAGATAGGAACTTGAAGCCCACCTTGAAGCTTGTGTTGGCTGTTATTATATTGGGGACTTTTCTCACACTCTTCTTCTCTCCTGGTGTTTATCATTCAGATCATCAATCCCATTCCGTATCTCA CTCAAACTCTGATGACAGGTTGACAAAAAAGAGTGTTGCTCAAGATTTGCGTTATGTATCATCTGTAGAAACTAACTGGGATGAAATTTCTGATGCTATTGAAAATCTCACGGACAAAAAGGATTATCAGGGAATTGGCCTGTTAAACTTTAATGACAATGAGATTGACCATTGGAAGGAGCTGTTGCCAGATTGTGAGCATGTAGTCCTACACCTCAACCATGCGTCAAAAAACATAACATGGGAAACCCTGTACCCTGAATGGATAGATGAAGAGGAAGACTTTGAAGTTCCTACTTGTCCCTCTCTACCAAAGCTTCAAATTCCTGGCAAACCTCGGCTTGATCTGGTCGCTGTCAAGCTTCCCTGCAACAAGTCAGGCAGCTGGTCAAGAGATGTGGCTCGGTTGCACTTGCAGCTTGAAGCAGCAAGGCTGGCTGCAGCTTCCAAAGGGTATCACCCAGTGCATGTGCTTTTGGTGACGGACTGCTTTCCAATCCCAAATTTGTTCACTTGCAAAGAGCTTGTCAGACGGGAAGGGAATGTTTGGCTTTATGAACCAAAACTGAATACGTTGAGAGAAAAGCTGCAGCTCCCTGTAGGGTCATGTGAACTGTCAGTTCCTCTCACAGCTAAAG AAAGCTTTTACTCGGAAAGAGCCCACCGAGAAGCATATGCAACAATCATACATTCTGCCCATGTATATGTTTGTGGAGCCATTGCTGCAGCTCAGAGCATCCGTATGTCTGGTTCAACGCGAGATCTTGTAATACTTGTTGATGAAACAATCAGTGAGTATCATCGTGGAGGATTGGCAGCTGCTGGGTGGAAGGTTCACACAATCCAAAGAATCAGGAACCCTAAAGCTGAACCAGAAGCATACAATGAATGGAACTACAGCAAATTCCGTCTTTTGCAGTTAACTGATTATGACAAGATCATTTTCATTGATGCTGACATGCTTATACTTAGGAACATTGACTTCCTGTTTGAGATGCCAGAAATATCAGCGACGGGAAATAATGCTACTCTGTTCAACTCCGGTGTGATGGTTATCGAACCATCAAATTGTACATTCCAGCTGCTCATGGATCATATAGATGAAATCGTCTCCTACAATGGTGGAGACCAGGGTTATTTGAATGAGGTATTTACATGGTGGCACAGGATTCCAAAACATATGAACTTCTTGAAACACTTCTGGGAAGGTGATGAGCCAGAGAAAAAGGAGAGGAAAACTCACCTCTTTGCAGCTGAACCTCCAATCCTCTACGTCCTCCATTACCTGGGAAATAAACCATGGCTTTGCTTCCGTGACTATGACTGCAATTGGAATGTGGACTTTCTGCAGGAGTTTGCCAGTAATGTCGCACATAGAAGGTGGTGGAAAGTGCACGATGCTATGCCGGAAAACTTGCAAAAATTCTGTTTGCTTCGGTCCAAGCAGAAGGCAGCACTTGAGTGGGATCGGAGACAAGCTGAAAAAGCAAATTACAGTGATGGTCACTGGAAAATTAAGATAAAAGACGAGCGTTTAAAAACATGCTTTGAGGATTTCTGCTTCTGGGAGAGCATGTTATGGCACTGGGGTGAAAAGAATTGGACCGATAATGCTACTGCTACTCTATCAACACCTGCTCATACAACTGCATCCGTCTCTTCTTCGTGA
- the LOC103437228 gene encoding putative UDP-glucuronate:xylan alpha-glucuronosyltransferase 3 isoform X5, whose protein sequence is MRTSSPTSIEPRHRLSASASSNSDDRLTKKSVAQDLRYVSSVETNWDEISDAIENLTDKKDYQGIGLLNFNDNEIDHWKELLPDCEHVVLHLNHASKNITWETLYPEWIDEEEDFEVPTCPSLPKLQIPGKPRLDLVAVKLPCNKSGSWSRDVARLHLQLEAARLAAASKGYHPVHVLLVTDCFPIPNLFTCKELVRREGNVWLYEPKLNTLREKLQLPVGSCELSVPLTAKESFYSERAHREAYATIIHSAHVYVCGAIAAAQSIRMSGSTRDLVILVDETISEYHRGGLAAAGWKVHTIQRIRNPKAEPEAYNEWNYSKFRLLQLTDYDKIIFIDADMLILRNIDFLFEMPEISATGNNATLFNSGVMVIEPSNCTFQLLMDHIDEIVSYNGGDQGYLNEVFTWWHRIPKHMNFLKHFWEGDEPEKKERKTHLFAAEPPILYVLHYLGNKPWLCFRDYDCNWNVDFLQEFASNVAHRRWWKVHDAMPENLQKFCLLRSKQKAALEWDRRQAEKANYSDGHWKIKIKDERLKTCFEDFCFWESMLWHWGEKNWTDNATATLSTPAHTTASVSSS, encoded by the exons ATGAGAACTTCCTCCCCAACTTCCATTGAGCCCCGACACCGCCTTTCTGCTTCTGCCag CTCAAACTCTGATGACAGGTTGACAAAAAAGAGTGTTGCTCAAGATTTGCGTTATGTATCATCTGTAGAAACTAACTGGGATGAAATTTCTGATGCTATTGAAAATCTCACGGACAAAAAGGATTATCAGGGAATTGGCCTGTTAAACTTTAATGACAATGAGATTGACCATTGGAAGGAGCTGTTGCCAGATTGTGAGCATGTAGTCCTACACCTCAACCATGCGTCAAAAAACATAACATGGGAAACCCTGTACCCTGAATGGATAGATGAAGAGGAAGACTTTGAAGTTCCTACTTGTCCCTCTCTACCAAAGCTTCAAATTCCTGGCAAACCTCGGCTTGATCTGGTCGCTGTCAAGCTTCCCTGCAACAAGTCAGGCAGCTGGTCAAGAGATGTGGCTCGGTTGCACTTGCAGCTTGAAGCAGCAAGGCTGGCTGCAGCTTCCAAAGGGTATCACCCAGTGCATGTGCTTTTGGTGACGGACTGCTTTCCAATCCCAAATTTGTTCACTTGCAAAGAGCTTGTCAGACGGGAAGGGAATGTTTGGCTTTATGAACCAAAACTGAATACGTTGAGAGAAAAGCTGCAGCTCCCTGTAGGGTCATGTGAACTGTCAGTTCCTCTCACAGCTAAAG AAAGCTTTTACTCGGAAAGAGCCCACCGAGAAGCATATGCAACAATCATACATTCTGCCCATGTATATGTTTGTGGAGCCATTGCTGCAGCTCAGAGCATCCGTATGTCTGGTTCAACGCGAGATCTTGTAATACTTGTTGATGAAACAATCAGTGAGTATCATCGTGGAGGATTGGCAGCTGCTGGGTGGAAGGTTCACACAATCCAAAGAATCAGGAACCCTAAAGCTGAACCAGAAGCATACAATGAATGGAACTACAGCAAATTCCGTCTTTTGCAGTTAACTGATTATGACAAGATCATTTTCATTGATGCTGACATGCTTATACTTAGGAACATTGACTTCCTGTTTGAGATGCCAGAAATATCAGCGACGGGAAATAATGCTACTCTGTTCAACTCCGGTGTGATGGTTATCGAACCATCAAATTGTACATTCCAGCTGCTCATGGATCATATAGATGAAATCGTCTCCTACAATGGTGGAGACCAGGGTTATTTGAATGAGGTATTTACATGGTGGCACAGGATTCCAAAACATATGAACTTCTTGAAACACTTCTGGGAAGGTGATGAGCCAGAGAAAAAGGAGAGGAAAACTCACCTCTTTGCAGCTGAACCTCCAATCCTCTACGTCCTCCATTACCTGGGAAATAAACCATGGCTTTGCTTCCGTGACTATGACTGCAATTGGAATGTGGACTTTCTGCAGGAGTTTGCCAGTAATGTCGCACATAGAAGGTGGTGGAAAGTGCACGATGCTATGCCGGAAAACTTGCAAAAATTCTGTTTGCTTCGGTCCAAGCAGAAGGCAGCACTTGAGTGGGATCGGAGACAAGCTGAAAAAGCAAATTACAGTGATGGTCACTGGAAAATTAAGATAAAAGACGAGCGTTTAAAAACATGCTTTGAGGATTTCTGCTTCTGGGAGAGCATGTTATGGCACTGGGGTGAAAAGAATTGGACCGATAATGCTACTGCTACTCTATCAACACCTGCTCATACAACTGCATCCGTCTCTTCTTCGTGA
- the LOC103437228 gene encoding putative UDP-glucuronate:xylan alpha-glucuronosyltransferase 3 isoform X2 — protein MRTSSPTSIEPRHRLSASASEDCSRRRPQRNRDFKDRNLKPTLKLVLAVIILGTFLTLFFSPGVYHSDHQSHSVSQYVPLAHRRAFTYYLCSNSDDRLTKKSVAQDLRYVSSVETNWDEISDAIENLTDKKDYQGIGLLNFNDNEIDHWKELLPDCEHVVLHLNHASKNITWETLYPEWIDEEEDFEVPTCPSLPKLQIPGKPRLDLVAVKLPCNKSGSWSRDVARLHLQLEAARLAAASKGYHPVHVLLVTDCFPIPNLFTCKELVRREGNVWLYEPKLNTLREKLQLPVGSCELSVPLTAKESFYSERAHREAYATIIHSAHVYVCGAIAAAQSIRMSGSTRDLVILVDETISEYHRGGLAAAGWKVHTIQRIRNPKAEPEAYNEWNYSKFRLLQLTDYDKIIFIDADMLILRNIDFLFEMPEISATGNNATLFNSGVMVIEPSNCTFQLLMDHIDEIVSYNGGDQGYLNEVFTWWHRIPKHMNFLKHFWEGDEPEKKERKTHLFAAEPPILYVLHYLGNKPWLCFRDYDCNWNVDFLQEFASNVAHRRWWKVHDAMPENLQKFCLLRSKQKAALEWDRRQAEKANYSDGHWKIKIKDERLKTCFEDFCFWESMLWHWGEKNWTDNATATLSTPAHTTASVSSS, from the exons ATGAGAACTTCCTCCCCAACTTCCATTGAGCCCCGACACCGCCTTTCTGCTTCTGCCag tgaaGACTGTAGCAGAAGGAGGCCCCAGAGGAACAGGGATTTTAAAGATAGGAACTTGAAGCCCACCTTGAAGCTTGTGTTGGCTGTTATTATATTGGGGACTTTTCTCACACTCTTCTTCTCTCCTGGTGTTTATCATTCAGATCATCAATCCCATTCCGTATCTCAGTACGTCCCTTTGGCTCATCGCCGTGCTTTTACTTATTATTTATG CTCAAACTCTGATGACAGGTTGACAAAAAAGAGTGTTGCTCAAGATTTGCGTTATGTATCATCTGTAGAAACTAACTGGGATGAAATTTCTGATGCTATTGAAAATCTCACGGACAAAAAGGATTATCAGGGAATTGGCCTGTTAAACTTTAATGACAATGAGATTGACCATTGGAAGGAGCTGTTGCCAGATTGTGAGCATGTAGTCCTACACCTCAACCATGCGTCAAAAAACATAACATGGGAAACCCTGTACCCTGAATGGATAGATGAAGAGGAAGACTTTGAAGTTCCTACTTGTCCCTCTCTACCAAAGCTTCAAATTCCTGGCAAACCTCGGCTTGATCTGGTCGCTGTCAAGCTTCCCTGCAACAAGTCAGGCAGCTGGTCAAGAGATGTGGCTCGGTTGCACTTGCAGCTTGAAGCAGCAAGGCTGGCTGCAGCTTCCAAAGGGTATCACCCAGTGCATGTGCTTTTGGTGACGGACTGCTTTCCAATCCCAAATTTGTTCACTTGCAAAGAGCTTGTCAGACGGGAAGGGAATGTTTGGCTTTATGAACCAAAACTGAATACGTTGAGAGAAAAGCTGCAGCTCCCTGTAGGGTCATGTGAACTGTCAGTTCCTCTCACAGCTAAAG AAAGCTTTTACTCGGAAAGAGCCCACCGAGAAGCATATGCAACAATCATACATTCTGCCCATGTATATGTTTGTGGAGCCATTGCTGCAGCTCAGAGCATCCGTATGTCTGGTTCAACGCGAGATCTTGTAATACTTGTTGATGAAACAATCAGTGAGTATCATCGTGGAGGATTGGCAGCTGCTGGGTGGAAGGTTCACACAATCCAAAGAATCAGGAACCCTAAAGCTGAACCAGAAGCATACAATGAATGGAACTACAGCAAATTCCGTCTTTTGCAGTTAACTGATTATGACAAGATCATTTTCATTGATGCTGACATGCTTATACTTAGGAACATTGACTTCCTGTTTGAGATGCCAGAAATATCAGCGACGGGAAATAATGCTACTCTGTTCAACTCCGGTGTGATGGTTATCGAACCATCAAATTGTACATTCCAGCTGCTCATGGATCATATAGATGAAATCGTCTCCTACAATGGTGGAGACCAGGGTTATTTGAATGAGGTATTTACATGGTGGCACAGGATTCCAAAACATATGAACTTCTTGAAACACTTCTGGGAAGGTGATGAGCCAGAGAAAAAGGAGAGGAAAACTCACCTCTTTGCAGCTGAACCTCCAATCCTCTACGTCCTCCATTACCTGGGAAATAAACCATGGCTTTGCTTCCGTGACTATGACTGCAATTGGAATGTGGACTTTCTGCAGGAGTTTGCCAGTAATGTCGCACATAGAAGGTGGTGGAAAGTGCACGATGCTATGCCGGAAAACTTGCAAAAATTCTGTTTGCTTCGGTCCAAGCAGAAGGCAGCACTTGAGTGGGATCGGAGACAAGCTGAAAAAGCAAATTACAGTGATGGTCACTGGAAAATTAAGATAAAAGACGAGCGTTTAAAAACATGCTTTGAGGATTTCTGCTTCTGGGAGAGCATGTTATGGCACTGGGGTGAAAAGAATTGGACCGATAATGCTACTGCTACTCTATCAACACCTGCTCATACAACTGCATCCGTCTCTTCTTCGTGA
- the LOC103437228 gene encoding putative UDP-glucuronate:xylan alpha-glucuronosyltransferase 3 isoform X1, giving the protein MRTSSPTSIEPRHRLSASASCQSLFFFSEDCSRRRPQRNRDFKDRNLKPTLKLVLAVIILGTFLTLFFSPGVYHSDHQSHSVSQYVPLAHRRAFTYYLCSNSDDRLTKKSVAQDLRYVSSVETNWDEISDAIENLTDKKDYQGIGLLNFNDNEIDHWKELLPDCEHVVLHLNHASKNITWETLYPEWIDEEEDFEVPTCPSLPKLQIPGKPRLDLVAVKLPCNKSGSWSRDVARLHLQLEAARLAAASKGYHPVHVLLVTDCFPIPNLFTCKELVRREGNVWLYEPKLNTLREKLQLPVGSCELSVPLTAKESFYSERAHREAYATIIHSAHVYVCGAIAAAQSIRMSGSTRDLVILVDETISEYHRGGLAAAGWKVHTIQRIRNPKAEPEAYNEWNYSKFRLLQLTDYDKIIFIDADMLILRNIDFLFEMPEISATGNNATLFNSGVMVIEPSNCTFQLLMDHIDEIVSYNGGDQGYLNEVFTWWHRIPKHMNFLKHFWEGDEPEKKERKTHLFAAEPPILYVLHYLGNKPWLCFRDYDCNWNVDFLQEFASNVAHRRWWKVHDAMPENLQKFCLLRSKQKAALEWDRRQAEKANYSDGHWKIKIKDERLKTCFEDFCFWESMLWHWGEKNWTDNATATLSTPAHTTASVSSS; this is encoded by the exons ATGAGAACTTCCTCCCCAACTTCCATTGAGCCCCGACACCGCCTTTCTGCTTCTGCCag TTGccaatcccttttttttttcagtgaaGACTGTAGCAGAAGGAGGCCCCAGAGGAACAGGGATTTTAAAGATAGGAACTTGAAGCCCACCTTGAAGCTTGTGTTGGCTGTTATTATATTGGGGACTTTTCTCACACTCTTCTTCTCTCCTGGTGTTTATCATTCAGATCATCAATCCCATTCCGTATCTCAGTACGTCCCTTTGGCTCATCGCCGTGCTTTTACTTATTATTTATG CTCAAACTCTGATGACAGGTTGACAAAAAAGAGTGTTGCTCAAGATTTGCGTTATGTATCATCTGTAGAAACTAACTGGGATGAAATTTCTGATGCTATTGAAAATCTCACGGACAAAAAGGATTATCAGGGAATTGGCCTGTTAAACTTTAATGACAATGAGATTGACCATTGGAAGGAGCTGTTGCCAGATTGTGAGCATGTAGTCCTACACCTCAACCATGCGTCAAAAAACATAACATGGGAAACCCTGTACCCTGAATGGATAGATGAAGAGGAAGACTTTGAAGTTCCTACTTGTCCCTCTCTACCAAAGCTTCAAATTCCTGGCAAACCTCGGCTTGATCTGGTCGCTGTCAAGCTTCCCTGCAACAAGTCAGGCAGCTGGTCAAGAGATGTGGCTCGGTTGCACTTGCAGCTTGAAGCAGCAAGGCTGGCTGCAGCTTCCAAAGGGTATCACCCAGTGCATGTGCTTTTGGTGACGGACTGCTTTCCAATCCCAAATTTGTTCACTTGCAAAGAGCTTGTCAGACGGGAAGGGAATGTTTGGCTTTATGAACCAAAACTGAATACGTTGAGAGAAAAGCTGCAGCTCCCTGTAGGGTCATGTGAACTGTCAGTTCCTCTCACAGCTAAAG AAAGCTTTTACTCGGAAAGAGCCCACCGAGAAGCATATGCAACAATCATACATTCTGCCCATGTATATGTTTGTGGAGCCATTGCTGCAGCTCAGAGCATCCGTATGTCTGGTTCAACGCGAGATCTTGTAATACTTGTTGATGAAACAATCAGTGAGTATCATCGTGGAGGATTGGCAGCTGCTGGGTGGAAGGTTCACACAATCCAAAGAATCAGGAACCCTAAAGCTGAACCAGAAGCATACAATGAATGGAACTACAGCAAATTCCGTCTTTTGCAGTTAACTGATTATGACAAGATCATTTTCATTGATGCTGACATGCTTATACTTAGGAACATTGACTTCCTGTTTGAGATGCCAGAAATATCAGCGACGGGAAATAATGCTACTCTGTTCAACTCCGGTGTGATGGTTATCGAACCATCAAATTGTACATTCCAGCTGCTCATGGATCATATAGATGAAATCGTCTCCTACAATGGTGGAGACCAGGGTTATTTGAATGAGGTATTTACATGGTGGCACAGGATTCCAAAACATATGAACTTCTTGAAACACTTCTGGGAAGGTGATGAGCCAGAGAAAAAGGAGAGGAAAACTCACCTCTTTGCAGCTGAACCTCCAATCCTCTACGTCCTCCATTACCTGGGAAATAAACCATGGCTTTGCTTCCGTGACTATGACTGCAATTGGAATGTGGACTTTCTGCAGGAGTTTGCCAGTAATGTCGCACATAGAAGGTGGTGGAAAGTGCACGATGCTATGCCGGAAAACTTGCAAAAATTCTGTTTGCTTCGGTCCAAGCAGAAGGCAGCACTTGAGTGGGATCGGAGACAAGCTGAAAAAGCAAATTACAGTGATGGTCACTGGAAAATTAAGATAAAAGACGAGCGTTTAAAAACATGCTTTGAGGATTTCTGCTTCTGGGAGAGCATGTTATGGCACTGGGGTGAAAAGAATTGGACCGATAATGCTACTGCTACTCTATCAACACCTGCTCATACAACTGCATCCGTCTCTTCTTCGTGA